From the Serinus canaria isolate serCan28SL12 chromosome 21, serCan2020, whole genome shotgun sequence genome, one window contains:
- the C21H1orf167 gene encoding uncharacterized protein C1orf167 homolog isoform X3, whose amino-acid sequence MSKASHIIRDLEAVLLWSPSKMMCATKTNSSIEWSSVNNVELLSFVCLQISENSFWSLKVNEQSFWHLRDKQILRRCFQAWRRYILWKRAATQLYRHQLLQKGFGALQWLVHQRRSQLEVAQQRHASTLLAASFQRWKEAMAKQSQKKALQPEPYSYTQSLSAGIFGVGRLATMTTSAQHQPATGYSKEVEQAYRMEGELWTQLRHRQRGDEFCWGVEAIRDMRQLAAAFRLWRLQKELLSKEEARLLEAHALLEKKKLRNIFWMWHSQSLEMKEILRLTTQIQRNLVSRCFSTWKETVEQKALDRCNLAHLRAVSLRKHFQQWVEMLQVRGGDKLAVVNLFLLRWRQHYGAVMSSVADKSVTKRHEGQTSWTGERQFLEKTVYSFDDFCQKLKLQRVYLLWKTRLCEHHKADSFSQTLEQNKLRKTLKLWHQKYLMLKTIEQSSKHLHRAVNEEPLARLFSEDLSTSSGFDSSAPATLTSQSSLEKECSLSDSSQHGFSSPLTAEDVTHMSCHSSFLQLHQCTELPAELCLQSSFPASGRNWFVGNQFHSSVLQSPDNNSQPLTSYSAWEEGCSSDKEVKSCWQQAEQCCLQRCFIFWSAQTRHHVKAQQHCRRVQLSRAFLSWHHWVMENKNQKAAAALKHGVHCVQMAFSLWKRRLAQKVEVDRRFRCHVHQMTADALWHWHSCCQRKRALGELQQQWAWHSCQEKKRLVLQTWYHQTRKQKYAVLFWERFLLHRCLVAWAQVTACKLRQHEALSYFKRVREHRLLVGSFIKWRDKLWRAEQVPGGRNHKWQEPSPGKACHRWRVAARGQQALRLGSVATVKQACNYWTRAAAFSQCLRQRSTLIGVRKSRKMSLSWPTKSRRGREEDSAPTGHFPSAIQRWLVIYRSQNRAERLLERPDVVGPSHAHAKIQENAAEVDLEEWAKKSLGRRYLKRWHHTAVLRRCQHDRKLLCLARGWHQWREASRVVILAQVLDQQRLIEKAWRVWRQRYLQSCVVQNLLKEEARSLLSQAFGRWWQLTAFQCKDKGSC is encoded by the exons ATGTCCAAGGCATCCCACATAATACGTGATCTTGAGGCAGTCCTGCTCTGGTCTCCATCCAAAATGATGTGTGCCACAAAGACAAATTCTTCAATAGAGTGGAGCAGTGTGAATAATGTTGAATTACTGTCTTTTGTCTGTTTGCAGATCTCAGAGAACAGCTTCTGGTCGTTGAAGGTGAATGAGCAAAG tttCTGGCACTTGCGTGACAAACAAATCCTAAGAAGGTGTTTCCAAGCCTGGAGGAGATATATCCTTTGGAAGAGGGCAGCCACGCAGCTTTACAGACACCAGCTGCTTCAGAAGGGCTTTGGTGCTCTGCAGTGGCTTGTGCACCAAAGGAGGTCACAACTGGAGGTGGCCCAGCAGAGACATGCTTCAACTCTGCTAGCTGCCAGCTTCCAGAGG TGGAAGGAAGCTATGGCAAAACAGAGCCAGAAGAAagctctgcagcctgagccTTACTCCTATACCCAAAGTTTATCAGCTGGGATTTTTGGAGTAGGAAGATTAGCCACTATGACAACCTCAGCTCAGCATCAGCCTGCAACAGGGTACTCAAAGGAAGTGGAGCAGGCTTATAG GATGGAGGGAGAGCTGTGGACACAACTACGTCATAGGCAGAGAGGAGATGAGTTCTGCTGGGGAGTTGAAGCAATCAGAGACATGAGGCAGCTGGCTG cagctttcagaCTGTGGCgcctgcagaaggagctgctgagcaaaGAGGAAGCCAGGCTTTTGGAAGCCCAtgctctgctggaaaagaaGAAGCTACGAAACATTTTCTGGATGTGGCATTCTCAAAGCTTGGAAATGAAAGAGATTCTAAGACTGACAACTCAAATCCAAAGAAACTTGGTCTCCCG GTGCTTCAGTACATGGAAGGAGACTGTTGAGCAGAAGGCACTTGACAGGTGCAACCTGGCCCATCTCAGAGCAGTATCACTGAGGAAGCACTTCCAGCAGTGGGTTGAGATGCTGCAGGTCAGAGGAGGTGACAAGCTGGCAGTGGTGAACCTCTTCCTCCTACGATGGAGGCAGCATTATG GAGCAGTTATGAGCTCAGTAGCTGACAAGAGTGTGACAAAGAGGCATGAAGGTCAGACATCATGGACTGGAGAGAGACAGTTTCTGGAGAAAACAGTCTATTCTTTTGATGATTTCTGCCAAAAACTGAAGCTGCAGAGAGTATATCTGCTGTGGAAGACAAGGCTGTGTGAGCATCACAAGGCTGA TTCTTTCTCTCAGACTTTGGAGCAGAACAAACTCAGAAAAACTCTGAAATTATGGCACCAAAAGTATCTCATGCTGAAGACAATTGAACAAAGTTCTAAGCACTTGCATAGAGCTGTCAATGAGGAACCTCTTGCCAGGCTGTTTTCTGAGGACCTCTCAACATCATCTGGCTTTGACAGCAGTGCACCAGCTACTCTGACCTCTCAAAGCTCATTGGAAAAG GAATGCAGTCTGAGTGACAGCAGCCAGCatggcttctcctcccctctgACTGCTGAGGATGTCACACATATGTCATGTCACAGTTCTTTCCTTCAACTCCACCagtgcacagagctgccagctgagctgtgcttgcagagctccttccctgcaTCTGG AAGAAATTGGTTTGTGGGAAATCAGTTTCACTCTTCAGTGCTACAGAGTCCAGATAATAATTCCCAGCCTCTCACCAGTTACTCTGCATGGGAAGAG GGCTGCAGTTCTGACAAGGAGGTGAAGAGTTGCTGGCagcaagcagagcagtgctgcctgcagaggtgCTTCATTTTCTGGTCAGCTCAAACTCGACACCATGTGAAggcccagcagcactgcaggcgCGTTCAGCTGTCTCG AGCCTTTCTCAGCTGGCACCACTGGGTCATGGAAAATAAGaaccaaaaagcagcagcagccctaaAACATGGAGTTCATTGTGTGCAGATGGCTTTCAGCCTGTGGAAAAGGAGGCTGGCCCAGAAAGTGGAAGTTGACCGAAGATTCAGGTGTCATGTTCACCAGATGACTGCTGATGCTCTGTGGCACTGGCATTCCTGCTGTCAAA GGAAGCGTGCTCTGGGagaactgcagcagcaatgggcctggcacagctgccaagAGAAGAAGAGGCTGGTCCTGCAGACATGGTATCACCAAACAAGGAAGCAGAAATATGCTGTGTTATTCTGGGAACGTTTTCTCCTGCACAG GTGCCTTGTCGCTTGGGCCCAGGTCACTGCATGTAAACTAAGGCAGCATGAAGCCCTCTCCTATTTTAAAAGAGTCAGAGAGCACCGTCTCCTGGTTGGGAGCTTCATTAAGTGGAGGGACAAACTCTGGAGAGCTGAACAAGTGCCAGGAGGGAGAAACCACAAGTGGCAGGAGCCCTCTCCAGGTAAAGCCTGTCACCGCTGGCGAGTGGCTGCAAGAGGACAGCAAGCCCTGCGCCTGGGATCTGTGGCTACTGTCAAACAA gCCTGCAACTACTGgaccagagcagctgccttttcCCAGTGCTTACGGCAGCGCAGTACCCTCATAGGtgtcaggaaaagcagaaagatgtCCCTCTCTTGGCCCACAA aaagcagaagaggcagagaagaagatTCAGCACCAACTGGACATTTTCCCAGTGCCATTCAGCGCTGGCTGGTGATCTACAGGAGCCAAAACAGGGCTGAGAGGTTGCTGGAGAGACCTGATGTGGTAGGACCCTCTCATGCACATGCGAAGATCCAGGAGAACGCAGCAGAGGTGGACTTGGAGGAGTGGGCTAAGAAGTCACTTGG GAGGAGATACCTGAAGAGGTGGCATCACACAGCGGTACTGCGCCGGTGCCAGCATGATAGGAAACTGCTCTGTCTGGCAAGGGGATGGCATCAGTGGAGGGAAGCCAGCAGGGTGGTGATACTGGCTCAGGTGCTG GACCAGCAGCGGCTGATAGAAAAGGCCTGGAGGGTGTGGAGACAAAGATATTTGCAAAGCTGTGTGGTGCAGAATCTTTTGAAGGAGGAAGCCAGGAGCCTCCTGTCTCAG GCCTTTGGGAGGTGGTGGCAGCTCACAGCATTCCAGTGTAAGGACAAAGGATCCTGCTGA